One stretch of Saccharopolyspora erythraea DNA includes these proteins:
- the tsaE gene encoding tRNA (adenosine(37)-N6)-threonylcarbamoyltransferase complex ATPase subunit type 1 TsaE has protein sequence MPTAELATESATLDLGARLGAELRAGDLVLLDGPLGAGKTVLARGVAAGMGVTGQVTSPTFVIARVHHPAEGDGPALVHVDAYRLGGLDEIDDLDLDTDLTDAAVVVEWGEGVAEHLSEDYLVLRIHRREDDVREITFEPHGERWVRWLAEHPGFV, from the coding sequence TTGCCGACGGCGGAGCTGGCGACGGAGTCCGCCACGCTGGATCTGGGCGCCCGCTTGGGCGCCGAGCTCCGGGCGGGTGACCTGGTGCTGCTGGACGGGCCGCTGGGCGCGGGCAAGACGGTGCTCGCGCGCGGGGTCGCGGCGGGCATGGGCGTGACGGGACAGGTCACCTCGCCGACGTTCGTGATCGCCAGGGTGCACCACCCGGCGGAGGGCGACGGTCCCGCGCTGGTGCACGTCGACGCCTACCGCCTCGGCGGGCTGGACGAGATCGACGACCTCGACCTGGACACCGACCTCACCGACGCCGCCGTCGTGGTGGAGTGGGGCGAGGGCGTGGCCGAGCACCTGTCGGAGGACTACCTCGTGCTGCGCATCCACCGCCGCGAGGACGACGTCCGCGAGATCACCTTCGAGCCGCACGGCGAGCGCTGGGTGCGGTGGCTGGCCGAGCACCCGGGCTTCGTGTGA
- a CDS encoding alpha/beta fold hydrolase: protein MRPLWQALAWTTGVLGAAVTGAAVGVAARSSRIATQRKADDPLADEPLGALKPDRQSTVAADDGVPLVVEEIKPADGGHAELTVVLVHGYTLDARCWHFQRRDLPKLTDPRVRLVQYDQRSHGRSGRSSKKRSTIEQLGRDLDAVLRATASRGPVVLVGHSMGGMAIMALAERQPRLFRDRVCAVALIGTSAGEIGASGLPRPWLSKSNPLTRGLALLAGIQPGLVERARRTGGQLTWAVIRGLAFGDNSVSPKLVDLMADMIGATSVEVVTDFLDTIGSHDRKAALAGLRHCEVLVLGGDADRLTPYSHAEVIAAELPEAELVRVEGAGHMVMMERHELVTEHLVALVRRSAPGKEEVTGS, encoded by the coding sequence GTGAGACCGCTGTGGCAGGCGTTGGCGTGGACGACCGGTGTGCTGGGCGCCGCTGTCACCGGCGCGGCCGTCGGTGTCGCGGCACGCAGCTCGCGCATCGCGACGCAGCGCAAGGCCGACGATCCCCTCGCCGACGAGCCGCTGGGCGCGCTCAAGCCCGACCGGCAGTCGACGGTGGCCGCCGACGACGGTGTGCCGCTCGTAGTGGAGGAGATCAAGCCCGCCGACGGCGGCCACGCCGAGCTGACCGTCGTGCTCGTCCACGGCTACACGCTGGACGCCCGCTGCTGGCACTTCCAGCGCCGCGATCTGCCTAAGCTGACCGACCCCAGGGTGCGGCTGGTGCAGTACGACCAGCGCAGCCACGGCCGTTCCGGGCGCTCGTCGAAGAAGCGCAGCACCATCGAGCAGCTCGGCAGGGACCTCGACGCGGTGCTGCGGGCGACCGCGAGCCGCGGACCGGTCGTGCTGGTCGGGCACTCGATGGGCGGCATGGCGATCATGGCGCTGGCCGAGCGCCAGCCGCGGCTGTTCCGCGACCGGGTCTGCGCGGTCGCGCTGATCGGCACCTCGGCCGGTGAGATCGGCGCCTCCGGCCTCCCGCGCCCGTGGCTGTCCAAGAGCAACCCGCTGACCAGGGGGCTGGCGCTGCTCGCGGGCATCCAGCCGGGGCTGGTCGAGCGGGCCAGGCGCACCGGCGGGCAGCTGACCTGGGCCGTCATCCGGGGCCTTGCCTTCGGCGACAACAGCGTGTCCCCGAAGCTGGTCGACCTGATGGCCGACATGATCGGCGCGACCTCGGTCGAGGTCGTCACCGACTTCCTGGACACGATCGGTTCCCACGACCGCAAGGCCGCGCTGGCGGGCCTGCGCCACTGCGAGGTGCTGGTGCTCGGCGGCGACGCCGACCGGCTGACGCCGTACTCGCACGCCGAGGTCATCGCGGCCGAGCTGCCGGAGGCCGAGCTGGTGCGGGTCGAGGGCGCCGGGCACATGGTGATGATGGAGCGCCACGAACTGGTCACCGAGCACCTGGTCGCGCTGGTTCGAAGGTCGGCTCCCGGCAAGGAGGAGGTGACCGGCAGTTGA
- the alr gene encoding alanine racemase, with product MSDQHAYRADLRIDVDAIRHNVGVLAARAAGARTMVIVKSDGYGHGAVTVARAALEAGADQIGVAALGEAVALREAGITAPLMCWLYSRGDDFAPALRHGVELSTSSVRGLREIAATAAELGVAARLHLKIDTGLSRSGCPEAEWPNLVDEAAKAEADGHVEVVAVWSHLACADELGHPSIDDQALRFRRAYERARAAGLAPIRHIANSAAVLTRPDLHFELVRPGIAVYGLDPVPQDGDHGLRPAMTFRSSVALTKRVAAGESVSYGHTWTADRPVNLALVPVGYADGVPRTLSGRMSVWLAGRRRPVAGRVCMDQLVVLCEDDVVQEGDEVILFGPGDRGEPTAAEWADELGTIHYEIVTGMYRPRVTRTVVGERA from the coding sequence ATGAGTGACCAGCACGCCTACCGCGCTGACCTGCGCATCGACGTCGACGCGATCCGCCACAACGTCGGGGTGCTCGCGGCCCGCGCCGCAGGCGCCCGCACGATGGTGATCGTCAAGTCCGACGGCTACGGCCACGGCGCGGTGACCGTCGCCAGGGCCGCCCTCGAGGCGGGCGCGGACCAGATCGGCGTCGCGGCGCTCGGCGAGGCGGTCGCCCTGCGCGAAGCCGGGATCACCGCGCCGCTGATGTGCTGGCTGTACTCCCGCGGCGACGACTTCGCCCCCGCACTGCGGCATGGCGTCGAGCTGTCGACGTCGTCGGTGCGCGGGCTGCGCGAGATCGCCGCGACGGCCGCCGAGCTCGGCGTCGCCGCCCGGTTGCACCTGAAGATCGACACCGGGCTGAGCCGCAGCGGCTGCCCGGAGGCCGAGTGGCCGAACCTGGTCGACGAGGCCGCGAAGGCCGAGGCGGATGGGCACGTCGAGGTCGTGGCCGTCTGGTCGCACCTGGCGTGCGCCGACGAGCTCGGCCACCCGTCGATCGACGACCAGGCCCTGCGCTTCCGGCGCGCCTACGAGCGGGCGCGAGCCGCGGGTCTGGCCCCGATCCGCCACATCGCGAACTCCGCCGCGGTGCTGACCCGCCCGGACCTGCACTTCGAGCTGGTGCGGCCGGGCATCGCCGTCTACGGCCTGGACCCGGTTCCCCAGGACGGCGACCACGGGCTGCGGCCCGCGATGACCTTCCGCTCTTCGGTGGCGCTGACCAAGCGCGTCGCCGCGGGCGAGAGCGTGTCCTACGGGCACACCTGGACCGCCGACCGTCCGGTGAACCTGGCGCTGGTGCCGGTCGGCTACGCCGACGGGGTGCCCCGGACGCTGTCCGGCCGGATGTCGGTGTGGCTGGCTGGCAGGCGCAGGCCGGTCGCGGGCCGGGTGTGCATGGACCAGCTCGTCGTGCTCTGCGAGGACGACGTGGTGCAGGAGGGCGACGAGGTGATCCTCTTCGGCCCCGGCGACCGGGGCGAGCCGACCGCCGCCGAGTGGGCGGACGAGCTGGGCACCATCCACTACGAGATCGTCACCGGCATGTACCGGCCCAGGGTGACCCGCACCGTCGTCGGGGAGCGGGCGTGA
- a CDS encoding NAD(P)H-hydrate dehydratase: MYGAWTPDQIRAAEQRLFARTPEPQVMRRAAYAVAVHAARLLDESTGAVTGRHATLLVGAGNNGGDALWAGAFLRRRGAGVTAVLLSPDKAHPAGLAALRKAGGRVVEAEGPSADTAGIGAEAADAVERADVVVDGIVGLSARGGLRPVAAELVRRVTAPVVAVDLPSGVDPLTGAVDGPAVSADVTVTFGGYRPCHVLGAGVVHSGRVEVADIGLDDFLADPELYLLEDAEVGACWPVPSASDDKYSQGVVGIAAGSATYPGAAVLAGGAAVQATSGMVRYAGPAADVVRAHWPEVVATGSVSDAGRVQAWAVGPGIGTGGSGREVLRHVLEAGVPVCADADSITLLAEDPTLWDARDPDTPLVLTPHAGEFARLAGEVGADRVSAVREVAARYDAVVLLKGNTTVVAAPDGRVLVNSARQSWPATAGSGDVLTGLIGALLAAGIDPWAACGFAGLVHSRAGLLAATGGAGADAVGAPIGASALLASVPDAIRAVRAEAV; this comes from the coding sequence ATGTACGGAGCATGGACACCGGACCAGATCCGCGCCGCTGAGCAGAGGCTGTTCGCGCGGACCCCTGAACCGCAGGTCATGCGCCGTGCCGCGTACGCGGTCGCGGTGCACGCCGCCCGCCTGCTCGACGAGAGCACCGGGGCAGTGACCGGCCGCCACGCGACGCTGCTGGTCGGCGCGGGCAACAACGGCGGCGACGCGTTGTGGGCCGGGGCTTTCCTGCGGCGGCGCGGCGCCGGTGTCACGGCGGTGCTGCTGTCGCCGGACAAGGCGCACCCGGCGGGGCTCGCGGCGCTGCGCAAGGCAGGCGGGCGCGTCGTCGAGGCCGAAGGCCCGAGCGCCGACACGGCGGGGATCGGCGCCGAGGCCGCCGACGCCGTCGAGCGCGCGGACGTGGTGGTCGACGGGATCGTGGGGCTCTCCGCGCGCGGCGGCCTGCGGCCCGTGGCGGCGGAGCTGGTCCGCAGGGTCACCGCGCCCGTCGTCGCGGTCGACCTGCCCAGCGGTGTCGACCCGCTCACAGGCGCGGTCGACGGGCCCGCGGTGAGCGCGGATGTCACGGTCACCTTCGGCGGCTACCGGCCGTGCCACGTGCTGGGCGCCGGTGTCGTGCACTCCGGCCGGGTCGAGGTGGCCGACATCGGCTTGGACGACTTCCTCGCAGACCCGGAGCTCTATCTGCTGGAGGACGCCGAGGTCGGCGCCTGCTGGCCGGTCCCGAGCGCTTCGGACGACAAGTACAGCCAGGGCGTCGTGGGTATCGCCGCCGGTTCGGCCACCTACCCGGGGGCCGCGGTGCTCGCCGGAGGCGCGGCGGTGCAGGCGACGTCCGGGATGGTGCGCTACGCCGGTCCTGCCGCCGACGTCGTGCGTGCGCACTGGCCGGAGGTCGTGGCCACCGGCTCGGTCTCCGACGCCGGACGCGTGCAGGCGTGGGCGGTCGGGCCGGGGATCGGTACGGGCGGCAGCGGGCGCGAGGTGCTCCGGCACGTGCTCGAAGCGGGTGTCCCGGTGTGCGCCGACGCCGACTCGATCACGCTGCTCGCGGAGGACCCGACGCTGTGGGACGCCCGCGACCCCGACACGCCGCTGGTGCTGACCCCGCACGCGGGCGAGTTCGCCAGGCTGGCGGGCGAGGTCGGAGCGGACCGGGTGTCGGCGGTGCGGGAGGTCGCGGCCCGCTACGACGCCGTGGTCCTGCTCAAGGGCAACACCACCGTCGTCGCCGCCCCGGACGGGCGGGTCCTGGTCAACTCGGCCAGGCAGTCCTGGCCCGCGACCGCCGGTTCCGGTGACGTCCTCACCGGCCTGATCGGTGCGCTGCTCGCCGCGGGGATCGACCCGTGGGCCGCGTGCGGCTTCGCCGGCCTCGTGCACTCGCGTGCGGGTCTGCTCGCCGCCACCGGCGGCGCCGGCGCCGATGCGGTGGGGGCGCCGATCGGTGCCTCGGCGCTGCTCGCGTCCGTCCCGGACGCGATCCGCGCCGTTCGCGCCGAGGCCGTGTGA
- a CDS encoding holo-ACP synthase — translation MIVGIGTDLVGVVRFGESLERTPALAERVFTPAERRTRDGAARSVTSLAARFAAKEAAAKALGVPSGCRFTDCEVLQADDGRPSLRVSGRLARAAEARGVTAWHVSLTHDAEMASAFVVAEA, via the coding sequence TTGATCGTCGGCATCGGCACGGACCTGGTCGGCGTCGTCCGCTTCGGCGAGTCGCTGGAGCGCACGCCCGCGCTGGCCGAGCGCGTGTTCACCCCGGCGGAGCGGCGGACCCGCGACGGCGCGGCGCGTTCGGTCACCTCGCTGGCCGCGCGGTTCGCCGCCAAGGAGGCGGCTGCCAAGGCGCTCGGCGTGCCGTCGGGGTGCCGGTTCACCGACTGCGAGGTCTTGCAGGCCGACGACGGCAGGCCGTCGCTGCGGGTGTCGGGCCGGCTGGCGCGTGCCGCCGAGGCCCGGGGTGTCACCGCCTGGCACGTCTCGCTCACCCACGACGCGGAGATGGCGTCGGCGTTCGTGGTGGCCGAAGCCTGA
- the glmS gene encoding glutamine--fructose-6-phosphate transaminase (isomerizing) gives MCGIVGYVGHRQALGVVLDGLRRLEYRGYDSAGVALLDGSGGLAVERAAGALSNLETRLAEFDGDRFAGTAGMGHTRWATHGAPTDRNAHPHRDVAGRVAVVHNGIIENFAELRAELEAAGVEMSSDTDTETTAHLIAAAYTNGSTAGDLTASVSAVVRRLDGAFTLVVTHADDPDRVVAARRNSPLVVGVGEGETFLASDVAAFIEHTRDAVELGQDQVVTITRDGYEVTDFAGEPVEARPFTVDWDLSAAEKGGHDYFMLKEIEEQPGALENTLRGHFHDGGIILDEQRLTEQDLRDIDKVFVVACGTAYHSGLLAKYAIEHWCRIPVEVELASEFRYRDPVLGRDTLVVAISQSGETADTLEAVRHARTQRARVLAICNTNGAQIPRESDAVLYTHAGPEIGVAATKTFVSQIAANYLVGLALAQARGTKYADEVAREFSALAAMPDAVRQTLGTVEQMRALGQKLADSKAVLFLGRHVGYPIALEGALKLKELAYMHAEGFAAGELKHGPIALIEDGLPVVVVMPSAKGRALLHSKMLSNIREIQARGARTIVIAEEGDETVRPFADELVEIPAVPTLLQPLVSTVPLQVLAAEIARARGYDVDKPRNLAKSVTVE, from the coding sequence GTGTGCGGAATCGTGGGTTACGTAGGACATCGCCAGGCGCTGGGCGTGGTGCTCGACGGGCTCAGGAGGCTCGAGTACCGCGGCTACGACTCCGCCGGCGTGGCGCTGCTGGACGGCTCCGGCGGTCTGGCCGTCGAGCGGGCGGCCGGTGCGCTGTCGAACCTCGAGACGCGGCTGGCCGAGTTCGACGGTGACCGCTTCGCGGGCACCGCGGGCATGGGCCACACCAGGTGGGCCACCCACGGCGCGCCCACCGACCGCAACGCCCACCCGCACCGCGACGTCGCGGGCCGGGTCGCGGTGGTGCACAACGGCATCATCGAGAACTTCGCCGAGCTGCGCGCCGAGCTGGAGGCCGCCGGTGTCGAGATGTCCAGCGACACCGACACCGAGACCACGGCGCACCTGATCGCCGCCGCCTACACCAACGGCAGCACCGCGGGCGACCTCACCGCCAGCGTCTCGGCCGTGGTCCGCCGCCTCGATGGCGCGTTCACGCTGGTCGTCACGCACGCCGACGACCCGGACCGGGTGGTGGCCGCGCGCCGCAACTCGCCGCTGGTCGTGGGTGTCGGCGAGGGCGAGACCTTCCTGGCCTCCGATGTGGCGGCCTTCATCGAGCACACCCGCGACGCCGTGGAGCTCGGCCAGGACCAGGTCGTCACCATCACCCGCGACGGCTACGAGGTCACCGACTTCGCGGGCGAGCCGGTCGAGGCCCGGCCGTTCACCGTCGACTGGGACCTGTCGGCCGCCGAGAAGGGCGGCCACGACTACTTCATGCTCAAGGAGATCGAGGAGCAGCCGGGCGCGCTGGAGAACACGCTGCGCGGCCACTTCCACGACGGCGGCATCATCCTCGACGAGCAGCGGCTGACCGAGCAGGACCTGCGCGACATCGACAAGGTCTTCGTGGTCGCCTGCGGTACGGCCTACCACTCCGGCCTGCTGGCCAAGTACGCGATCGAGCACTGGTGCCGGATCCCGGTCGAGGTCGAGCTGGCCAGCGAGTTCCGCTACCGCGACCCGGTGCTCGGCCGCGACACGCTGGTGGTGGCGATCTCGCAGTCCGGTGAGACCGCCGACACCCTCGAGGCCGTCCGGCACGCGCGCACGCAGCGCGCCAGGGTGCTGGCGATCTGCAACACCAACGGCGCGCAGATCCCGCGCGAGTCCGACGCGGTGCTCTACACCCACGCGGGCCCGGAGATCGGGGTCGCGGCGACCAAGACCTTCGTCTCCCAGATCGCGGCGAACTACCTGGTCGGCCTGGCGCTCGCGCAGGCGCGCGGCACCAAGTACGCCGACGAGGTCGCCCGCGAGTTCTCCGCGCTCGCCGCGATGCCCGACGCGGTCCGCCAGACGCTGGGCACCGTCGAGCAGATGCGCGCGCTCGGCCAGAAGCTGGCCGACTCCAAGGCGGTGCTGTTCCTCGGCAGGCACGTCGGCTACCCGATCGCGCTGGAGGGTGCGCTCAAGCTCAAGGAGCTCGCCTACATGCACGCCGAGGGCTTCGCCGCCGGTGAGCTCAAGCACGGCCCGATCGCGCTGATCGAGGACGGCCTGCCGGTGGTCGTGGTGATGCCGTCGGCCAAGGGGCGGGCGCTGCTGCACTCGAAGATGCTGTCCAACATCCGCGAGATCCAGGCCCGCGGGGCGCGCACGATCGTCATCGCCGAGGAGGGCGACGAGACGGTGCGGCCGTTCGCCGACGAGCTCGTCGAGATCCCGGCGGTGCCGACGCTGCTGCAGCCGCTGGTGTCCACGGTGCCGTTGCAGGTGCTGGCCGCCGAGATCGCGCGTGCGCGCGGCTACGACGTCGACAAGCCGCGCAACCTGGCCAAGTCCGTCACGGTGGAGTGA
- a CDS encoding dienelactone hydrolase family protein, whose translation MARTAKKALEELSRRGPHEVLHGDLAVVGLPGIVCTPREGLGLPAVAFGHGWLQPPRRYLGLLRHLASWGIVVAAPGTQGGLFPSHRLFASDLRTALDICVNVRLGEGRISVDGGRLALAGHAMGGGCAVLAAAEDERVRAVATLAASETHPSAFEAAKAAHVPGLHLAGANDLLAPPVSNAEPIAQAWGGPVQLRTLKKASHLGFAEGRHWTELLLHGRSEWGTQRIAKAMVTAFLLRTLTGDRRGDALLEGDLSGAAIDHAHTRGGLVSVEPADKRKSRRRRKAA comes from the coding sequence ATGGCGCGGACTGCCAAGAAGGCACTCGAAGAACTGTCCCGGCGGGGCCCGCACGAGGTGCTGCACGGCGACCTCGCCGTCGTCGGCCTGCCGGGGATCGTCTGCACGCCGCGCGAGGGGCTCGGCCTGCCGGCCGTGGCCTTCGGACACGGGTGGCTGCAGCCTCCGCGACGCTACCTGGGGCTGCTGCGGCACCTCGCGTCGTGGGGCATCGTCGTCGCCGCCCCCGGCACGCAGGGCGGCCTGTTCCCGTCGCACCGGCTGTTCGCCTCCGACCTGCGCACGGCCCTGGACATCTGCGTGAACGTCCGGCTCGGCGAGGGGCGGATCAGCGTGGACGGCGGCAGGCTCGCGCTCGCCGGGCACGCCATGGGCGGCGGCTGCGCCGTGCTGGCCGCGGCCGAGGACGAGCGGGTGCGCGCCGTGGCGACCCTGGCCGCGTCGGAGACCCACCCCTCGGCGTTCGAGGCGGCCAAGGCGGCCCACGTGCCCGGCCTGCACCTCGCGGGAGCCAACGACCTGCTCGCGCCGCCGGTCTCCAACGCCGAACCGATCGCGCAGGCGTGGGGCGGGCCGGTGCAGCTGCGGACTCTGAAGAAGGCCAGCCACCTCGGCTTCGCCGAGGGACGCCACTGGACGGAGCTACTGCTGCACGGCAGGTCGGAGTGGGGCACGCAACGCATCGCCAAGGCCATGGTCACGGCCTTCCTGCTGCGGACCCTGACCGGCGACCGGCGCGGGGACGCCCTGCTGGAGGGCGACCTCTCCGGCGCGGCGATCGACCACGCGCACACCCGCGGCGGCCTGGTGTCGGTGGAGCCGGCGGACAAGCGGAAGTCACGCCGGCGGCGCAAGGCGGCGTGA